One stretch of Microvirga lotononidis DNA includes these proteins:
- a CDS encoding class I SAM-dependent methyltransferase, which translates to MSIDITDLRGFYASPLGAVTRRFVGRAIDRFWGPLTGLRVLGLGYAPPYLSDVKGESERTLAFMPANQGVVNWPRTGASASALVDPLMMPLPDASIDRVLVVHALETVESPSELLHEIWRILTPGGRIILVAPNRRGLWARMDTTPFGYGQPYSRSQLKSLMRQTWFSPEGWAETLYVPPLRNRFLLQTAQAWERVGAGFSLPFAGLHIVEATKQLYRPGAVHTVRRSRRLSPVFVPAPAAPASRMTPASLIPPGFTGVRQGST; encoded by the coding sequence ATGAGCATCGACATCACCGATCTGCGCGGCTTTTACGCCAGCCCCTTGGGAGCCGTGACGCGCCGATTCGTCGGACGCGCCATCGACCGGTTCTGGGGTCCGCTCACGGGCCTGCGCGTGCTCGGCCTCGGCTATGCGCCCCCCTATCTCTCAGACGTAAAGGGCGAAAGCGAGCGGACGCTGGCTTTCATGCCGGCGAACCAGGGCGTGGTGAACTGGCCCAGGACCGGTGCCTCGGCTTCGGCGCTCGTCGATCCGCTGATGATGCCCCTGCCCGACGCCTCCATCGACCGCGTCCTCGTAGTCCACGCCCTGGAGACGGTGGAGAGCCCGAGCGAGCTCCTGCACGAGATCTGGCGCATTCTCACCCCGGGCGGGCGGATCATCCTGGTGGCTCCCAACCGGCGCGGCCTGTGGGCGCGCATGGACACGACCCCTTTCGGCTATGGGCAGCCCTACAGCCGCTCGCAGCTCAAAAGCCTGATGAGACAGACCTGGTTCTCCCCCGAAGGCTGGGCGGAGACCCTCTACGTCCCGCCTTTGCGCAACCGCTTCCTGCTCCAGACCGCCCAGGCCTGGGAACGGGTCGGCGCCGGGTTCTCGCTGCCCTTCGCGGGCCTTCACATCGTGGAGGCGACGAAGCAGCTCTATCGGCCGGGAGCCGTCCATACGGTGCGCCGCTCCCGCCGCCTCTCGCCCGTTTTCGTCCCGGCGCCGGCCGCCCCGGCCTCGCGAATGACGCCGGCGTCCTTGATTCCGCCGGGTTTTACGGGAGTAAGACAGGGCTCAACTTGA
- the gloB gene encoding hydroxyacylglutathione hydrolase, translated as MSAQIHAFLCLKDNIGVLVRDPNTGACAAIDAPEEGAILAALAQTGWQLTDILVTHRHGDHVEGVEPLKRRTGCRVVAPVKAREAVPSADAYVREGDTVHVGGLQAHVWETPGHCLDHVSYWFAADRALFAGDTLFTLGCGRMFEGTYAEFWATLQRLASLPDEARVYCGHDYTLSNARFALAADPDNEALKARAAEAEKAKTQGRFLVPTTIAQEKATNPFLRAGEPALAKSVHKEGASPVEVFQALREWKNGF; from the coding sequence ATGTCCGCCCAGATCCACGCCTTTCTCTGCCTCAAGGACAATATCGGTGTTCTGGTCCGCGATCCCAATACGGGAGCCTGCGCGGCCATCGATGCGCCGGAGGAGGGGGCCATTCTGGCGGCTCTCGCCCAGACCGGGTGGCAGCTCACCGACATCCTCGTCACGCACCGTCACGGCGATCACGTGGAGGGCGTGGAGCCTCTGAAGCGCCGCACGGGCTGCCGGGTCGTGGCCCCGGTCAAGGCACGCGAGGCGGTGCCGTCCGCCGATGCCTATGTGCGCGAGGGCGACACGGTGCATGTGGGCGGCCTTCAGGCGCATGTCTGGGAGACACCGGGCCATTGCCTCGACCACGTCTCCTACTGGTTCGCGGCGGATCGGGCGCTGTTCGCGGGCGACACCCTCTTCACCCTCGGCTGCGGGCGGATGTTCGAGGGAACCTACGCGGAGTTCTGGGCCACGCTCCAGCGTCTCGCTTCCCTGCCGGACGAGGCGCGGGTCTATTGCGGACACGATTACACGCTGTCCAATGCGCGTTTCGCGCTCGCCGCCGACCCGGACAACGAGGCTCTGAAGGCACGGGCGGCGGAGGCGGAAAAAGCCAAGACGCAGGGCCGTTTCCTCGTGCCGACGACCATCGCTCAGGAGAAGGCCACCAACCCTTTTTTACGGGCCGGGGAGCCTGCGCTCGCGAAATCCGTTCATAAGGAAGGAGCCTCGCCCGTGGAGGTGTTTCAGGCCTTGCGCGAATGGAAGAACGGGTTCTGA
- a CDS encoding GNAT family N-acetyltransferase — protein MNDHSLIIGLESRLLNAWPSFDYQLYDGWVLRLANGYSKRANSATPFRPDIGLDDELLDYMIGRFVEANVRPTFRLNGVEAPQVDELLKERGFKEIEPTHVLTVPIKAGDCESDPEVSLEPQASKRWVRAAAESYGGDKADDETLMRIVSRIRQKTAYATLSLDERPVAWGLGVVERGYVGLYDIVVAPDLRGIGLGRRVVASLIAWGCREGAHTAYLQVREENEIARALYGTLGFETAYRYTHRVMPGRSSSV, from the coding sequence ATGAACGACCACAGCCTCATCATCGGACTCGAGAGCCGTCTCCTGAACGCCTGGCCCTCGTTCGATTATCAGCTCTACGACGGCTGGGTCCTCCGTCTTGCGAACGGCTATTCCAAGCGCGCCAATTCCGCGACGCCCTTCCGGCCGGATATCGGCCTCGACGACGAGCTGCTCGACTACATGATCGGACGCTTCGTGGAGGCCAACGTGCGTCCCACCTTCCGCCTCAACGGGGTGGAGGCGCCCCAGGTGGACGAGTTGCTGAAGGAGCGGGGCTTCAAGGAGATCGAGCCGACGCATGTCCTCACGGTTCCGATCAAGGCCGGCGATTGCGAGAGCGATCCGGAAGTGAGTCTCGAGCCTCAGGCGTCCAAGCGCTGGGTGCGGGCGGCGGCGGAATCCTACGGCGGCGATAAGGCCGATGACGAGACCCTGATGAGGATCGTTTCGCGGATCCGTCAGAAGACGGCATACGCCACCTTAAGCCTCGACGAGCGGCCCGTAGCCTGGGGCCTGGGCGTCGTGGAGCGCGGCTATGTCGGCCTCTACGACATCGTGGTTGCGCCGGATCTGCGGGGCATCGGCCTGGGACGCCGCGTGGTGGCGAGCCTCATCGCCTGGGGCTGCCGGGAGGGCGCGCATACAGCCTACCTCCAGGTGCGCGAGGAAAATGAGATCGCCCGCGCGCTCTATGGCACGCTCGGCTTCGAGACCGCCTATCGCTACACCCACCGGGTCATGCCGGGACGTTCCTCTTCGGTGTGA
- the yddG gene encoding aromatic amino acid exporter YddG — translation MTTRTATSIGLIAILLWSMLALFTAATGTIPPFQLNAMTFLIGGLVGVGSWIVRPQGLKALRQKPVVWALGIGGLFGYHALYFAALRWAPPAESGLINYLWPLLIVLFSSLLPGEHLRRAHILGALLGFAGVITLIAGRGAFDARAEYMPGYVCAFVAAFVWAGYSVLSRRFGQVPTDAVAGFCLMTSLLSLVCHLAFETTVWPETTTQWLALLALGLGPVGAAFYVWDIGMKRGDIRFLGVASYATPVLSTLLLVVAGYAEPTLTLALACGLIVAGALVATLTPKRNVPA, via the coding sequence ATGACGACTCGCACCGCCACCTCCATCGGCCTCATCGCCATCCTGCTCTGGTCCATGCTCGCCCTGTTCACGGCGGCGACCGGCACGATCCCGCCGTTCCAGCTCAACGCCATGACGTTCCTCATCGGCGGACTGGTGGGCGTGGGGAGCTGGATCGTGCGGCCTCAGGGGCTCAAGGCCCTGCGCCAGAAGCCTGTCGTCTGGGCCTTGGGAATCGGCGGTCTGTTCGGCTACCACGCGCTCTATTTCGCCGCCCTGCGCTGGGCGCCGCCGGCCGAGTCGGGCCTGATCAACTATCTCTGGCCTTTGCTGATCGTCCTGTTCTCCTCGCTGCTGCCCGGCGAGCATCTGCGGCGGGCGCACATCCTGGGGGCATTGCTCGGTTTTGCCGGCGTCATCACGCTCATCGCCGGGCGCGGGGCCTTCGATGCTCGCGCCGAATACATGCCGGGCTACGTCTGCGCCTTCGTGGCCGCCTTCGTCTGGGCAGGCTATTCGGTGCTTTCCCGCCGTTTCGGCCAGGTGCCGACCGATGCGGTGGCGGGCTTCTGCCTCATGACCTCGCTCCTGAGCCTCGTCTGCCACCTGGCCTTCGAAACCACGGTCTGGCCCGAGACGACGACGCAATGGCTCGCGCTCCTGGCGCTCGGCCTCGGCCCCGTGGGGGCGGCCTTCTATGTATGGGACATCGGCATGAAGCGCGGCGACATCCGCTTCCTCGGCGTCGCCTCCTATGCGACGCCGGTCCTGTCGACCCTGCTGCTGGTGGTGGCCGGCTACGCGGAGCCCACCCTGACGCTCGCCCTCGCCTGCGGCCTCATCGTGGCCGGCGCCCTGGTCGCGACTCTCACACCGAAGAGGAACGTCCCGGCATGA
- a CDS encoding SDR family NAD(P)-dependent oxidoreductase, producing MNRIDMAGRTVVITGGARGIGYAIGERLVQSGARVAIWDLRLDDSQTSAAALSKDCLGLSVDVSDSLSVEHAAQQTRAAFGRIDGLVNGAGITGPVKPLAEYSVDEWRSVVEVNLTGTFNCCRSIVPIMQENDYGRIVNISSVAGKEGNPNLAAYSAAKAGIIGLTKSLGKELAKTGIAVNCITPTTAKTKILDSLTPEFIEYMRVRIPRDRFAELHEIAAMVAWMLSEENSFTTAATFDLSGGRTTY from the coding sequence ATGAACCGCATCGACATGGCGGGCCGAACCGTCGTGATCACGGGAGGAGCTCGCGGCATCGGCTATGCGATCGGCGAGCGCCTCGTGCAGTCGGGCGCCCGGGTCGCCATCTGGGATCTTCGTCTCGACGATTCCCAGACCAGTGCCGCTGCGCTCTCCAAGGATTGCCTCGGCCTGAGCGTCGACGTCTCCGACAGCCTGTCGGTGGAGCACGCCGCGCAGCAGACCCGCGCCGCGTTCGGGCGCATCGACGGCCTGGTGAACGGGGCCGGGATCACGGGACCGGTCAAGCCTCTCGCCGAGTACTCCGTCGATGAGTGGCGCAGCGTCGTCGAGGTCAACCTGACCGGCACCTTCAATTGCTGCCGCTCCATCGTGCCGATCATGCAGGAGAACGATTACGGCCGCATCGTCAACATTTCCTCGGTCGCCGGGAAGGAAGGCAACCCGAACCTCGCCGCCTACAGTGCCGCCAAGGCCGGGATCATCGGCCTCACCAAGTCGCTGGGCAAGGAGCTGGCCAAGACGGGCATCGCGGTGAACTGCATTACGCCGACGACGGCCAAGACGAAGATCCTGGATTCCCTGACGCCGGAATTCATCGAATACATGCGCGTGCGCATCCCGCGCGACCGCTTCGCCGAGCTGCACGAGATCGCCGCCATGGTGGCCTGGATGCTCTCCGAGGAGAACTCCTTCACCACGGCCGCCACCTTCGACCTGAGCGGCGGGCGCACGACCTACTAG